ATAATAAGACGAAAATGATTAGCGCTACTGCTTCAAGAGAAAAAATATACCACGGATATGGACCTAAAAAATCTAGTAAGCTTCCATTTGCCGGTTTCATGCGTAAAAACATATAATTAGCATCAAAGACTTGATTTACAAAAAATATGAATGGCAGCAATATATTTAAAACAATCATCGTATTCACAATTCCTCTAAATGTTGGCCTGTATCCTTTAATCCAAGTGAAATAAAGCGCCGTCAAGATAATCCCGATATGCGTATAGAAAAAGTGGAAGTACCTAAAATGCGGAAATCCCACATCGAGAACAGGTGTTCCGATTGCCTGAATAGCCCCTCCAATACCGGCATAGAAGACGAACATATATAAGCGCCTATTCCCTGTCCATAGCAGTGCGATTGCAACCAATAAGCTTATGCTGCATAATTCAAGCGGCAACGAACTCGATAAATTCCAACGATCAGTTGTAACCATCCAAATATGATAAAAGACCTCCATAATCAATAAAGATCCCGCAAAGAGTCGTTCAATTATTCGAAGATGCACGCGCCGATGCGATAATTTCCTTTTCGATATAAACAACAGAGATACACATAAGAACAACAATACTATCGCCATTGCATGCTGAATCGAAAACATCACGAACGAAGGTTCATTTCCATTTGCCATCCTATCATCTCATTTCAATTAGACTATTTGAGATTATTATAGCATCACTCGGTCAGTGATTATGTATAGATAATCACTTAGAAGTCAATTCTAGAAGCGAAGTCAGTGATGAGATGAGGGTGAGTTAAATTTTCAGAAAAAAATCCAAACCTTCTTCCGCCCAAAAACAGTCGGCTGCTAAAGGTGAAAAAAATAATGAAGCAAACACGAAAAAGAAAGTACCAACTTCTGCGACTGATTTTATTCAGTCGGTAAGTAACGCCGTTCATAACTCATCGGATTTAATGGTTAAATCAGTGCCTCCAGAACTTACTTTCATTTACATAGATAACCTTGTGGATAACCAGACGTTGAATAATCATATCCTCCAGGACTTGTCAAAGCATGAAAATCTTTCGCCGGAAAATATACCGTCCATATTGTCAATACCGCATGTGGAATTGGCTGATGAGTTAGAGAAAGCAGTTATTTCGATGATGGACGGATCAGTGCTGATTCACCTAGAGGGTCACTCGACAGTTGTATTGGCAAATATTCCAACCAACGAAACGCGGTCGTTATCAGCGCCTGAAATGGAATCCCAGGTAATCGGTTCCCAAGTCGCCTTCAACGAAAGCCTGTCAACGAATGTCTCTTTAATTCGCAGGTATATAAAAAATCCGAATCTTTGTAATGAAAACTTACAAGTTGGAAAGCAATCGAACACATCGATTGCGATGTTATA
This genomic window from Sporosarcina sp. Marseille-Q4063 contains:
- a CDS encoding TIGR02206 family membrane protein, whose translation is MANGNEPSFVMFSIQHAMAIVLLFLCVSLLFISKRKLSHRRVHLRIIERLFAGSLLIMEVFYHIWMVTTDRWNLSSSLPLELCSISLLVAIALLWTGNRRLYMFVFYAGIGGAIQAIGTPVLDVGFPHFRYFHFFYTHIGIILTALYFTWIKGYRPTFRGIVNTMIVLNILLPFIFFVNQVFDANYMFLRMKPANGSLLDFLGPYPWYIFSLEAVALIIFVLLWLAFRKRKSTTNG